agGGGCTTAAAACAATCAATAGACACAATAAGATTAGAATGTGTTTAATAGAGAGGACATGATAAAAAGCTTATACAGGTTGTAACTGTATAGCTCATCAAAGATTTTAATTTTAATCAATTTGAGCTTCAATGAAGAGTGACTCAATTTTGTGTAGTTAGCATTaatcctttatatatatatttatatttttttcaaggCTCTGCCTAATATTTGaatggaaaaatgaaaggaaagaaAGAGTAGTGAGAAAGTCAGTCAAGTCATTATTGTTTTGCTCCTTACCTAAAATGGAAACCGATTCCTCGAGGGACATTCCATGGGATGTGAAAATGTGAAGTAATTTGTTGACAGATATTCCTGGTCCTGGAATATTTGCATCAGCCTGTTGGGAACTACTACACACGACTGAGTCTTTTCTTCCAAGAGGGATCTTGATTTCAGGTCCTCCTGTGAAAAATACAGACTCTTTGGCAGCCAAAGCTATTATATCCGCACAAGATACCTGACCAGGACACTTGCTTTCCAACACACTCTTTATATGGTTGATCATATCAAGCTTTCTAACACCAAAGTTTCTAAACGATTCCATTTCAGAGTTACAACTTAAGTCATGGGAATTTAGCAGAATAGAAGCATCACATCCCTACAAGATTAACATAACTCAAAATGATGTATGAGCGTGTGTGTgtgaccaaaccaaaccaaagaAGCATGTACAAACCAaagaaaacaaatatatatatatatatatatttatttacctgAAGTTGACAATCGTGGAAGAGGAGTCTTATAAATGCTGGAGGTGAGCTAATATCAGACAAGAAAATCTTTATCATCTCTGTTCTCACTGTGCTTTCTACAAATGGGCAGGAAAACTTATAGTAGTCAGAAGCAAGTCGAGCTTCATGTGCTCTAAACAAAATCCCCATACTTGTCACTACTAACAAGAGAAATGAAGTTCCCATTCTTTCTTACTCTCCTCTATTTTTCAAGAGGGAGTCCTAATTATATATATGCATTAAATTTTAGAAGGTGGATTTATCTTCTCCtaatttccttcttcttttttttttttacttttttgtcTTGGCATCACATCTTCTCTTATTAATTTGTATTAATTTGATACCTCACATCACATGTATTAATTTGTCTTGGCTTGTGAAAAGAGTTATTATAGATACTAGACTATCTCCAATGTATCATTTAAATATAATatcaaatttaataataataaaaaaaaacaaatgataTTTAATCTCATATTATACTCCAATATATAATAGCATTTTAAGATGTAAATGgatattaaaaagaataaattttCATTAATGATTATTCaattaaatagataaaaaaaaattaatttaaaattctcttattaatgataattgataaattaaatattttaaaattaattgacAATATTATAACTAAAAAAGTAAAATATTTTAACAAtgataatattataattaaaaaatgtgtatttattgttttattaaatgtgtatttttggcactcattcaataaaaattctaaaaatataGCGTCGAATCACAAACTTTACATTATTAAAAGGAAAATAGGGCCATATATTTATTGATTGGAAAATGAAAGCACAAATGCTATTAAATACGATAGGTACAACAATACCTAAATTAAAGCAAAAAGTCACAACTTTCTAGACTACACATTCCCCCCGAAATCTTTAAAAACTTTATTATCTCTTCCCAACCACGAAGACAGAAATATAAAATTGCCAGTTTCTTCTTTCGAccctatctatctatctatctatctatttaTCTACTGTGAGAAATCAGCATCAAACTGTAGCAAAGATGGATTGGTCTGTTCCAATTTATCAACATATCAACAGAAAGAAATAAACGTAGATGAGGAATCATTTATGTATCGTTGTATTGGATGTAATATATCACACTATCAAAAAAATTTACAGTCCTCACTTGTCAGACGCATTAAGTGGTGACACTTACTCCTTGCCCCGCTCTATAAATGCAAAGCTTTCTAATGAGTTGGTTTAGTATGGAGATATAATCTCTTTTGACCACGAAACATCACATGCTGAACATGTTAATGTAATTTTCTGACAGAGTTCTGTGAGTTTTCACAAGAAGTCTACTGCAATTATCAATACATGACACGTAATGAGATTCCATCTGTATAGATATAGTATAGAAAGTGATATGGGCTCAATAGAGAAGTAACTAGTCTCATAAAAGAATCGATTCTTGTAGAATGGACACGACTCATAGAAATCTTTAAATTGTTTATCAAATTCCTCACGACACTTTTAACGGATTAAGGAGCATAATCAACTTCCAATTACTCGAAATTTTAAAATGTGAAGCACAACAAACTCACTATTTTCCAAAGGCAATCATGAGCCATACAAAAACTTCCCAAGCAATTCTTATATAAAAACACTTATCACAacatattttgttttaaagaaagTAAGCATTGGAACTTCAACTCTACATAACCATTATTATTTACTACACAAGTTTTTACCTTTTCCTCATCCTTATTCTCCACCATCGATTTAGATTAGCTCAAGATCAAACTTCTTATTTTTCTCCCTCATTGACATCTCATAAATTAAATCCAAAAATTAAGGATTTCAAACAATTTTGCTTATTCTTACTAAGCATTATCTATTACatttaaaaaagaaagaaaagaaagagtagAGCCAGGAAATGAAGTATAGGTTAAACAAGTGAATGTATAGGTTTAACGGAAAAAAATGGTTAGAAAGGAAGTGATTACCATTGATAAGAAAGATAAGGACCTGAGATGAGCAGTCAGCAACAGCTAGGACGACTGGCTTCAAGAGGAAGATGAGCTACACTCTTTGCAATTCCACAACTAGAACTTATCTTCCATAGCATATGAATTATAGAAACATCCCATGGCATATTGGGAATTGTATTGAGATGACAGTGCTTTACAACAATTTTAGGCCTCTCTCACCCATACGACACTTTCTAAAACACTTTCTTTTTGGCTGGTTAATGTCGCAGTTTTCTCATTTCCATCCTTAATGCTTTCAATGTTGATACTATATCTTCAAGTCGAGGATGTGAATTGTGACTTGTGTAAAATGTCTCTATAGTCCCATGTAACTCAATAAAGCTCCAGCCAGGTAGTTTTTTCAAGCCAAGAGACCTCATTTGGGCCCATGTCTCACCAACACCTTCCCATCTGTTCATTGATGCAAAGCTGTGTGCCAATTGCACATAGTTACCAGAATCCATAGGTCTCAACGTGAGAAGATGTCTTGCAATAACTTCACCAAGTTCCACATTACCATTCTTCCGACAAGCATCAAGGAGTATACCTAAAACTTCTACAGCAGGTTCTGCAAACTCTTGCCCGTAGAATTTATATGCCTCCTTTACTCTTCCAGCTCGACTGAGAAGATCAACAATGCAAGCACGGTGTTCAAGGTTTGGTGCGATACCAAAATCCTCAGTCATGGACTGGTATATGCTCAAACCTTGGTCAACAAGCCCATTATGACTGCAGGCTGATAGGACTGACAGAAAAATCACATTATTTGGTTGAATCCCAGTCCGTAAAAATTCTGAATACATCTTCAAAGCAGTTTTCCCTTCTCCATGGCAACCATATCCGGAGATAATTGTGCCCCATGAGACCATGTCCTGCTCTGACATTTCATTGAAACACTTCTTAGCATTCTTCAAGTCACCACACTTTGAATACATATCAACAAGAGCTGTGTCCACCAGGATACACGGTCTAATACAGCTTCTAATAACAAAATTGTGGATCCACTTCCCCTGATGGAGTGCCCCAATAGATGCACAAGCTTGGAGGAGAGAGACAACTGTTAGTGAGTCTGGT
This genomic interval from Humulus lupulus chromosome 8, drHumLupu1.1, whole genome shotgun sequence contains the following:
- the LOC133794879 gene encoding peroxidase 29-like, producing MGTSFLLLVVTSMGILFRAHEARLASDYYKFSCPFVESTVRTEMIKIFLSDISSPPAFIRLLFHDCQLQGCDASILLNSHDLSCNSEMESFRNFGVRKLDMINHIKSVLESKCPGQVSCADIIALAAKESVFFTGGPEIKIPLGRKDSVVCSSSQQADANIPGPGISVNKLLHIFTSHGMSLEESVSILGAHTLGVGHCINIASTLYDGNPNDQMNLGFEALLKWKCPTRVPLTNLTFVPIDSTPFAFDNQYFKDLLMGKALFGIDSSISRDPRTNPIVRRFATDQDYFFKVFSSAFVKLSSTKVLTAKEGEVRRQCYRRN